In Bacteroidota bacterium, the following proteins share a genomic window:
- a CDS encoding tRNA/rRNA methyltransferase gives MHIHFILVSPAVPENIGAAARALKTMGFSSLRLVNPINYPDEKALWLAHGSDEILRNALIFTSFEESIRDIDFIIGTTSKKRKIKHNNYTPENLLDIIQNKGQSVNAVAIVFGCEESGLTNTELQCCHILTSIPMKVSYPSLNLAQAVMIYAYALSPLSLKIDENHKQAVNKLSFNILKHKVDDILEFINIKKNPALHSRIMERLDLLGEEDIHLLHSIVNSINKKIAGRASHSTASCKEFNHTTSPPTPPLLQERGTGGEAN, from the coding sequence ATGCACATCCATTTCATCCTGGTCAGTCCGGCTGTACCAGAAAATATCGGCGCGGCGGCGAGAGCGCTGAAGACGATGGGATTCAGCTCATTACGGCTGGTCAATCCTATTAATTATCCGGATGAAAAAGCATTATGGCTGGCTCACGGATCGGATGAGATACTTCGCAATGCCCTCATATTTACCTCCTTTGAAGAATCTATCCGTGATATTGATTTTATTATTGGCACCACCTCAAAAAAAAGAAAGATCAAGCACAATAATTATACACCTGAAAACCTGTTGGATATCATTCAAAATAAAGGGCAATCTGTTAATGCGGTGGCTATTGTTTTCGGGTGCGAAGAATCGGGTTTGACAAATACCGAATTACAATGCTGCCATATCCTGACCAGTATTCCGATGAAAGTATCTTATCCTTCACTGAATCTGGCACAGGCAGTCATGATTTACGCCTATGCGCTATCTCCCCTATCTCTTAAAATTGATGAAAATCATAAGCAGGCTGTCAATAAGCTTTCCTTCAATATTCTAAAACATAAGGTGGATGACATACTGGAATTCATCAACATAAAAAAGAATCCGGCGTTGCATAGCCGCATCATGGAGCGGCTTGACCTGCTTGGAGAAGAGGATATTCACCTCCTGCACTCCATTGTGAACAGTATCAATAAAAAAATTGCCGGCCGGGCTTCACATTCTACAGCGAGCTGCAAGGAATTTAATCACACCACCTCACCCCCTACACCCCCTCTCCTCCAGGAGAGGGGGACGGGGGGTGAGGCCAATTAA
- a CDS encoding cupin domain-containing protein, with product MPIANLKDQKEIEIIPGYFVKFIHGEQMTTAHFRIMAGAETPEHSHPHEQVSNIISGRFELTVDGTPYILDKEKVFLIPSNVKHKGKALTDCRIIDVFSPVREDYRKLSK from the coding sequence ATGCCAATCGCTAACTTAAAAGACCAGAAAGAAATTGAGATCATCCCGGGATATTTTGTGAAATTCATCCACGGTGAACAGATGACAACTGCCCATTTCAGGATCATGGCCGGAGCAGAAACGCCAGAGCATTCTCATCCGCATGAACAGGTATCGAATATCATCAGTGGCCGGTTTGAACTCACCGTTGATGGCACTCCCTACATCCTTGACAAAGAGAAAGTTTTTCTCATACCTTCAAATGTAAAGCATAAAGGAAAAGCCCTCACGGATTGCCGGATTATTGATGTTTTTTCTCCGGTAAGGGAAGATTACAGGAAATTATCAAAATGA
- a CDS encoding NAD(P)/FAD-dependent oxidoreductase, which yields MEEKKVVIIGAGIAGLSAGCYLQMNGYRTEIFEMHSLPGGFCTSWERDNYIIDGCIHWLVGSSPNDPLYNLWNELVDMKKIHFIDPDLFMRVEDDQGHYIDFFADIDKLEKELLDKAPEDKKFIKTYCRSIRRFTKFNVPSEKTEELYNFSDMLKMTFKVMPYIGDLMKWERISINDLLPEIKNPLLQKTFKHLFVNEMSVIFLIFTSAWLHKKTAGYPVGGSLNFSKHIEKRFLELGGKIHYNQKVSKILTEGNGKTDKASGIQLKSGETHSADIVISAADGHYTIFEMLEGKYIDKTIKGYYDNYLPFSSYVQVALGVARTFEDTPDCIVIPAQKPIVIDENHTADTVDARIFHFDPTLAPAGKTVIIALFPTYNYQYWVELKARDLIKYKEEKNRIAKEVIEVLDARFGSVKDKLEMIDVSTPSTVIRYTNNWRGSFEGWVLTPHLGFRGLKKTLPGLDNFYMAGHWVIPGGGLPAALMSGRGVTQIICKTDGKKFKTESFG from the coding sequence ATGGAAGAAAAAAAAGTGGTCATCATTGGCGCTGGTATAGCAGGGCTGTCAGCCGGATGTTATCTGCAAATGAATGGTTATCGCACCGAAATTTTCGAAATGCATTCCTTGCCCGGAGGATTTTGTACATCCTGGGAACGCGACAACTATATCATTGATGGATGTATTCACTGGCTTGTCGGCTCCAGTCCGAATGACCCCTTGTACAATCTCTGGAATGAACTGGTCGACATGAAAAAAATACATTTCATTGATCCGGATCTTTTTATGAGGGTTGAAGATGATCAGGGGCATTATATCGATTTTTTTGCCGATATTGATAAACTTGAGAAGGAACTGCTGGATAAAGCTCCTGAAGATAAAAAGTTTATTAAGACCTATTGCAGGAGCATACGAAGATTCACGAAATTCAATGTTCCCAGTGAAAAAACCGAGGAATTGTATAATTTCTCCGATATGCTAAAGATGACTTTCAAAGTGATGCCCTATATAGGCGATCTCATGAAATGGGAGCGTATAAGTATCAATGACTTACTTCCTGAAATCAAGAATCCCTTGCTACAAAAGACTTTTAAGCACCTGTTCGTGAATGAGATGTCGGTCATTTTCCTGATCTTCACTTCTGCCTGGTTACACAAGAAAACCGCCGGATATCCCGTCGGAGGATCACTTAATTTTTCAAAGCACATTGAAAAAAGATTTCTCGAATTAGGAGGCAAAATACATTACAACCAGAAAGTAAGCAAGATCCTGACAGAAGGAAACGGTAAAACAGACAAAGCCTCAGGAATTCAATTGAAATCAGGTGAAACACACAGTGCCGACATTGTTATTTCGGCTGCCGACGGGCACTATACTATTTTTGAAATGCTGGAAGGAAAATACATTGATAAAACCATAAAGGGGTATTATGATAATTATCTTCCCTTTTCATCCTATGTCCAGGTCGCATTGGGAGTGGCACGCACATTTGAGGATACGCCTGATTGTATTGTGATACCAGCCCAAAAGCCCATTGTCATTGATGAGAATCACACAGCGGATACGGTGGATGCGCGCATCTTCCATTTTGATCCGACTCTGGCTCCTGCCGGGAAAACAGTCATCATTGCCCTCTTTCCAACTTACAACTACCAGTATTGGGTTGAACTCAAAGCGAGGGATCTGATAAAATATAAAGAAGAAAAAAACCGTATTGCAAAGGAAGTGATCGAGGTTCTTGATGCGCGTTTCGGATCTGTCAAAGACAAACTGGAGATGATTGATGTATCAACGCCATCAACTGTGATACGGTATACAAACAACTGGCGTGGCAGCTTTGAAGGGTGGGTGCTTACTCCTCATTTAGGCTTCAGAGGTCTTAAAAAGACACTCCCCGGCCTCGATAATTTCTATATGGCCGGGCACTGGGTCATACCCGGTGGCGGCCTCCCCGCCGCTTTAATGAGCGGAAGAGGAGTCACACAGATTATTTGTAAAACAGATGGGAAAAAATTTAAAACTGAATCGTTCGGATAA
- a CDS encoding VOC family protein, which produces MKKKIVCFIMCIVFLFLLISPGLKAQVDIDKLSIKPYLVAIVVSDAKKTINWYEQNLGFKTFKVFELPEFRGKVYFIKRGDFQIEVIENDKSLPKQEMTLPEGIEFLQGYLKLAFFTDDLDGLTKQLKYNKVYILIDITKDPLSEFRFILIEDNEGNTIQIYGT; this is translated from the coding sequence ATGAAAAAGAAAATCGTTTGTTTCATAATGTGTATAGTTTTCTTGTTCCTTTTAATATCCCCAGGCCTGAAAGCACAGGTTGATATTGACAAACTGTCGATAAAGCCCTATCTCGTTGCCATTGTGGTCAGCGATGCAAAAAAAACGATCAACTGGTATGAGCAAAACCTCGGATTCAAAACCTTCAAGGTTTTCGAACTTCCGGAATTCCGGGGCAAGGTGTATTTTATCAAGCGTGGCGACTTCCAGATCGAGGTTATTGAAAATGACAAGTCTCTTCCAAAACAGGAAATGACCTTGCCCGAAGGGATTGAATTTCTTCAGGGGTACCTGAAATTAGCTTTTTTCACCGACGATCTGGATGGACTCACCAAACAGCTCAAATACAACAAGGTCTATATACTCATCGATATCACCAAAGATCCATTATCAGAGTTCAGGTTCATTCTTATTGAAGATAATGAAGGGAATACAATACAGATATACGGCACTTAA
- a CDS encoding 4-hydroxy-3-methylbut-2-enyl diphosphate reductase, translating to MTNRLNLKVEIDSSSGFCFGVTSAIKKAEEILDKQDKLYCLGEIVHNEEEIRRLEKKGLITIDREQLKTLHGQKILFRAHGEPPSSYYIAKMNNNEIIDASCPIILKLHNKIKKSHGQDEHIFIFGKKDHPEVIGLNGQIENKAVVFEKIEDLDINKMPAKITLYSQTTRSLDEFHDIISYLERSGITVIVKDSICRAVSNRQFELKDFCRKYDKIIFVAGKHSSNGKVLFKICREQNPMTFYVSSPQEVQRDWFSPGDTVGISGATSTPMWLMEDVRQILLSY from the coding sequence ATGACAAACAGATTGAATCTTAAAGTCGAGATCGACAGCAGTTCAGGATTCTGTTTCGGGGTGACCAGTGCCATTAAAAAAGCTGAAGAGATCCTCGATAAGCAAGACAAACTCTACTGCCTTGGCGAGATCGTCCACAACGAGGAAGAGATCAGGCGGCTGGAAAAAAAAGGACTGATTACCATTGACAGGGAACAACTAAAAACACTGCATGGACAAAAAATCCTGTTCAGGGCTCATGGTGAGCCTCCCTCAAGTTATTATATCGCCAAAATGAATAATAACGAGATCATTGACGCCTCCTGTCCGATCATTCTGAAGCTGCATAATAAAATTAAAAAATCGCATGGCCAGGATGAGCATATTTTTATTTTCGGCAAAAAGGACCACCCAGAGGTCATCGGGCTTAATGGCCAGATAGAAAATAAAGCTGTTGTCTTTGAAAAAATCGAAGATCTTGATATTAACAAAATGCCGGCAAAAATCACCCTTTACAGCCAAACGACGAGGAGCCTGGATGAATTCCACGACATCATCAGTTATTTGGAACGCTCGGGAATTACGGTCATTGTCAAAGACTCGATTTGCCGCGCAGTATCAAACCGGCAGTTTGAGTTGAAAGACTTCTGCAGGAAATATGACAAAATCATTTTTGTGGCCGGAAAACACTCCTCAAACGGAAAGGTGCTATTTAAGATCTGCAGGGAGCAGAATCCGATGACCTTTTATGTAAGCTCCCCTCAGGAGGTTCAGCGTGACTGGTTTTCGCCAGGTGACACCGTAGGCATCAGCGGAGCAACATCTACGCCTATGTGGTTGATGGAAGACGTCCGTCAGATCTTGCTATCCTATTGA
- a CDS encoding MFS transporter — MPYLKKNSGSRASDESQSFAAVSQAGESESKKTLRTFAAASFLNDMGSDIIFPIWPLFVTSVLNANMAVLGFLDGLGEALVSLSQAASGYISDRIRRRKVFVWTGYLFGSASRIGYAFSTLWQHLIPFRILDRAGKIRSAPRDAIIADISTGQNRGRNFGLLRTMDNLGAVVGITLCIVLFNILGYKKLFLLAAIPSFIGALLVIFLIKEKKESKIKIFKGISFKDLDRNFRLFLVLSAFFALGSFSYSFLLIFAKDAGFKTGFVPVLYLIATAVASIVSLPFGRLSDRIGRKKVLMFSFILWGILSLVFILLHSHAAIIGAFVIYGLHKGAIEPVQKTFVAELSPSQFRASTLGGFQMVVGLCALPSSFFAGLLWDKINPIAPFCFSLVLTIIAVLLLVFVKEKIQ, encoded by the coding sequence ATGCCATACCTCAAAAAAAATAGCGGTAGCAGAGCGTCAGATGAGTCACAGTCTTTTGCAGCCGTTTCTCAGGCCGGAGAAAGTGAATCCAAAAAGACGCTGCGAACATTCGCAGCGGCTTCCTTTTTAAATGACATGGGTTCCGACATCATTTTCCCGATCTGGCCATTGTTTGTCACCTCCGTTCTGAATGCCAATATGGCTGTCTTGGGATTTCTCGATGGCCTCGGCGAGGCCTTGGTTTCCCTCTCACAGGCAGCATCAGGATACATTTCCGACCGGATAAGGCGAAGAAAGGTATTTGTATGGACTGGATATCTGTTTGGCTCAGCATCTCGCATAGGCTATGCCTTTTCAACTCTCTGGCAACACCTGATCCCTTTCAGGATACTCGACAGGGCAGGAAAGATAAGAAGTGCTCCACGCGATGCCATCATCGCTGATATTTCCACCGGTCAAAACAGAGGCAGGAACTTCGGACTCCTGAGAACTATGGACAACCTCGGTGCTGTGGTCGGGATAACGCTTTGCATCGTGTTATTCAATATTCTCGGCTATAAGAAGCTTTTCCTCCTGGCAGCCATACCATCGTTTATCGGCGCATTGCTTGTGATATTTCTTATCAAAGAAAAAAAAGAATCGAAGATCAAAATCTTCAAGGGGATATCGTTTAAGGATCTGGACCGGAATTTCAGGTTATTCCTGGTCCTGAGTGCGTTCTTTGCCCTTGGGTCATTCAGCTATTCGTTTCTGCTGATCTTTGCCAAAGATGCAGGTTTTAAGACAGGATTTGTTCCTGTTCTTTATCTCATTGCCACAGCCGTAGCATCCATAGTTTCATTACCCTTTGGCAGGTTGTCGGATAGAATTGGCCGGAAAAAGGTACTCATGTTCTCTTTCATCCTCTGGGGTATCCTCAGCCTGGTCTTTATCCTTCTGCACAGTCATGCAGCCATTATCGGAGCCTTTGTCATATACGGACTGCATAAAGGAGCCATAGAGCCGGTTCAAAAGACCTTTGTCGCCGAGCTGTCTCCATCGCAGTTCAGGGCCAGCACACTGGGCGGCTTTCAAATGGTCGTCGGCTTATGCGCCCTGCCTTCTTCATTTTTTGCAGGCCTGTTATGGGATAAAATCAATCCCATCGCTCCCTTCTGCTTTTCACTGGTACTGACCATCATTGCAGTGCTGCTGCTAGTTTTCGTAAAAGAAAAAATTCAATGA
- a CDS encoding YCF48-related protein — MKKLLFYLSFIIVILMALSTGCKKDNDTPTRKNYAWAVGAQDSTTYGMILFSNDGGDTWTRQGGGSQALKGIDVEDVWALDENNVWAVCSENVILKTTDGGQTWTRVQAQDIPGNPELMCISIVDKNNIWISGANGVVYNSTDGGYTWVLYDTSFFHKGLMQGICAVNSQMVYVAGGINAKKDMIGFIAFTLDGGTTWDSIVLADNYNKHEWIDVTSSGADHIVVYGCKSHYAFTTDGGATWKNDSLITGGVGGADINHLKMLDEQTWWGAFDLDGIYITKDGGTSWIQQQSAGPGNMFLVGIDNYDDQLALIVGQSAGWPPEGKIIKTSNGGNLWELKYHCNSPLYKISFIKE; from the coding sequence ATGAAAAAGCTACTTTTTTACCTTAGTTTCATCATTGTTATCTTAATGGCTTTATCAACCGGCTGTAAAAAAGATAATGACACTCCCACAAGAAAAAATTATGCCTGGGCAGTTGGGGCACAGGACAGTACAACATATGGAATGATTCTATTCTCAAATGACGGGGGTGATACATGGACAAGACAGGGAGGAGGTTCTCAGGCTTTAAAGGGAATAGATGTAGAGGATGTCTGGGCTCTCGATGAAAATAATGTATGGGCAGTATGTTCAGAGAATGTAATTTTAAAAACAACAGATGGAGGTCAGACATGGACACGGGTCCAGGCTCAGGATATCCCGGGTAATCCGGAACTTATGTGTATATCTATTGTTGATAAAAACAATATATGGATTAGTGGAGCAAACGGAGTTGTGTATAATTCAACTGACGGTGGATATACATGGGTGCTGTATGATACCTCATTTTTTCACAAGGGATTAATGCAGGGCATTTGTGCTGTTAATTCACAGATGGTATATGTTGCAGGAGGTATAAATGCAAAGAAGGATATGATTGGTTTTATTGCCTTTACACTTGACGGGGGGACAACATGGGATTCTATTGTACTTGCTGATAATTACAATAAACATGAGTGGATAGATGTTACCAGTTCTGGCGCTGATCATATCGTGGTCTATGGATGTAAATCACATTATGCATTTACTACGGATGGAGGAGCAACCTGGAAAAATGATTCGTTAATCACAGGTGGTGTGGGAGGAGCAGACATTAACCATCTTAAGATGCTGGATGAACAAACCTGGTGGGGGGCTTTTGATTTGGATGGGATTTATATTACAAAAGATGGTGGAACTTCCTGGATTCAACAGCAAAGCGCTGGTCCCGGAAATATGTTTCTGGTTGGAATAGATAATTATGATGATCAACTTGCTTTGATAGTAGGTCAGTCGGCAGGCTGGCCACCGGAAGGGAAAATCATCAAAACTTCCAATGGTGGAAACCTTTGGGAATTAAAATACCATTGCAACTCTCCTCTTTATAAAATATCGTTTATAAAGGAATAA